In [Leptolyngbya] sp. PCC 7376, a genomic segment contains:
- a CDS encoding SH3 domain-containing protein — protein sequence MKAGLVAAGCWLAIGMIATEAQALPWQSNRTTIEALDNLCRGDRQLEQVRTEFGGRVYNGTIQLNRVFKTTGCEAGDQVKGEFSVAGTGQTHCEGNISIAFVDEYTAKLEWDIINAKHQTDCPVRHTFWQTEVRRSDAPEANSGLSFTVATVSEAPARIRTAPNGALMCSVEPGQRVSILSQPFDGWYRTEACGTVGYVNDDYLIFFE from the coding sequence ATGAAAGCTGGACTTGTAGCAGCAGGCTGTTGGTTAGCTATCGGGATGATCGCGACAGAGGCGCAAGCTCTACCGTGGCAGTCAAATCGCACCACTATTGAAGCACTTGATAATCTTTGTCGAGGCGATCGCCAACTAGAGCAGGTTCGAACAGAATTTGGAGGTAGAGTTTACAATGGCACCATTCAGCTAAATCGAGTCTTTAAAACTACAGGCTGTGAAGCTGGGGATCAGGTGAAAGGTGAATTTAGTGTTGCTGGCACCGGACAAACCCATTGTGAAGGAAACATTTCAATCGCATTTGTCGATGAATATACAGCCAAATTGGAATGGGATATCATCAATGCCAAACATCAGACCGATTGCCCAGTGCGTCACACATTTTGGCAAACTGAAGTGCGTCGCAGTGATGCTCCAGAAGCAAACTCAGGATTGAGTTTTACGGTAGCGACGGTAAGTGAAGCTCCTGCCCGAATTCGCACCGCTCCCAATGGCGCACTCATGTGTTCCGTCGAGCCTGGTCAAAGAGTAAGTATTTTAAGTCAACCCTTTGACGGTTGGTATCGTACGGAAGCTTGCGGAACGGTGGGCTATGTCAATGATGACTATTTAATTTTCTTTGAATAA
- the sppA gene encoding signal peptide peptidase SppA: MKDFFKQIFSSCLGTMLALGLLSTLSITAFVALIALFSSQDSTSYVEDESILVFDSSLIIQDRQPSSSVGDVLVGDIPNVMSLRDVTKTIRAAAEDAKITGLFIDGRMDGFNGYATLKEVRQALKAFKEAGKKIYAYDVNLTEREFYLTSLADEIWLNPIGAMEINGFGAEQMFWTGALEKYGIGVQVVRVGSYKGAVEPFTLKEFSPENREQTQAFLGDLWSEFKNTTAGDRPFDANALQTIANNQGIIEPEAAKSAELVTRLAYFDEILAELKTFTGTDEDEDLPQISLTAYRDKLALEDFGEFSDNIVAVVYAEGGIVGGEGTPTSIGGDSLSRELRQLRFDDQVKALVLRINSPGGSAIASDIILRELKLIREAGIPVIVSMGDIAASGGYWIATESDYIFAHNNTITGSIGVFGLLPNIQKIGNDNGFTWDTVQTGDLATLGSGSRPKTEKELAIFQGFVNDIYDDFLERVAQSRGLTKDEVNKIAQGRVWSGEDAKNIKLVDEIGGLDAAIAHAVKVAELGDDYSVGEYPLQQTWEEELLENLFGNQDAFLGDDVVTQEWQKFQEGLELWRSLNDPKQVYAIFPWQMDID, translated from the coding sequence ATGAAAGATTTTTTTAAACAAATTTTCAGTAGTTGTTTGGGGACAATGCTTGCCCTTGGTCTACTGTCCACCCTCTCGATTACGGCATTTGTTGCCCTGATTGCATTATTTTCGTCCCAAGATTCCACCAGTTATGTTGAAGACGAATCAATTTTGGTGTTTGACAGCAGTTTAATTATTCAAGATCGCCAGCCATCGAGCAGTGTGGGAGATGTCCTCGTCGGTGATATTCCTAATGTGATGAGTCTACGGGACGTCACGAAAACTATTCGAGCAGCGGCGGAGGATGCGAAAATCACTGGCCTCTTTATTGATGGTCGTATGGATGGCTTTAATGGCTATGCCACGCTAAAAGAAGTGAGACAGGCGCTCAAGGCATTTAAAGAAGCGGGAAAAAAAATCTATGCCTATGATGTCAATCTCACCGAGCGGGAATTTTATCTAACCTCCCTGGCAGACGAAATTTGGCTAAATCCCATTGGTGCGATGGAGATCAATGGCTTTGGTGCAGAGCAAATGTTTTGGACAGGAGCCTTAGAAAAATATGGCATTGGTGTGCAAGTGGTGCGAGTCGGTTCCTATAAAGGGGCGGTGGAACCTTTTACATTGAAGGAGTTTAGTCCAGAAAATCGTGAACAAACCCAAGCATTTCTCGGAGATCTCTGGTCTGAGTTTAAAAACACCACGGCAGGCGATCGCCCCTTCGATGCAAATGCTTTGCAGACGATTGCTAATAACCAAGGCATTATCGAGCCAGAGGCCGCAAAATCCGCAGAACTGGTGACTCGATTAGCTTATTTTGATGAAATTCTTGCTGAGCTCAAAACCTTTACAGGGACGGATGAAGATGAAGATTTACCGCAAATTTCCCTGACTGCCTATCGAGATAAGCTTGCTTTGGAAGATTTTGGAGAATTTTCCGACAATATTGTCGCAGTCGTTTATGCAGAAGGCGGCATTGTTGGCGGTGAAGGAACACCCACTTCTATTGGTGGTGATTCTCTCTCGCGGGAATTGCGGCAGTTACGTTTTGACGACCAAGTAAAAGCCTTGGTTCTCCGCATTAATAGTCCTGGTGGTAGTGCGATCGCCTCAGATATTATTCTGCGGGAATTGAAATTAATTCGTGAAGCAGGCATTCCAGTGATTGTCTCGATGGGCGACATTGCAGCATCGGGAGGCTACTGGATTGCGACCGAAAGTGACTATATTTTTGCCCATAACAACACAATTACAGGTTCGATTGGCGTCTTTGGGTTACTGCCAAATATCCAAAAGATCGGTAATGATAACGGCTTTACCTGGGATACCGTCCAAACAGGAGATTTAGCGACCTTGGGCTCTGGTTCCCGCCCGAAAACGGAAAAAGAATTAGCGATTTTCCAAGGGTTTGTGAACGATATTTATGATGATTTTCTCGAAAGAGTGGCGCAGTCGCGAGGATTAACAAAAGACGAGGTAAACAAAATTGCCCAGGGTCGAGTATGGTCTGGGGAAGATGCCAAAAATATTAAGCTCGTTGATGAAATTGGTGGTCTAGATGCGGCGATCGCCCATGCGGTTAAAGTTGCGGAATTGGGGGATGACTATTCGGTTGGTGAATATCCATTGCAACAAACTTGGGAAGAAGAACTTCTCGAAAATCTTTTCGGCAATCAGGATGCTTTCCTCGGTGATGATGTCGTCACCCAAGAATGGCAAAAATTTCAAGAAGGTTTAGAACTGTGGCGATCGCTCAATGATCCCAAACAAGTTTATGCGATTTTCCCATGGCAAATGGATATTGACTAA